A DNA window from Aureibaculum sp. 2308TA14-22 contains the following coding sequences:
- the apaG gene encoding Co2+/Mg2+ efflux protein ApaG, which produces MVQQVTKGIKISVKTKFEGISHQSNRLFFTFSYQITIENQSNASVQLISRHWKIFDALKSLEIVEGDGVIGKKPVLAPKKSYTYSSYCNLTSPTGAMKGFYNMINFTNTSRFKVQIPSFQLTVPAILN; this is translated from the coding sequence ATGGTACAGCAAGTAACAAAAGGAATTAAAATATCTGTAAAGACAAAATTTGAAGGCATTAGCCATCAGAGCAACAGACTATTTTTTACCTTTAGCTACCAAATTACCATTGAAAATCAAAGCAATGCGTCTGTTCAATTAATAAGCCGCCATTGGAAAATATTCGACGCTTTAAAAAGTCTCGAAATTGTAGAGGGAGATGGTGTTATTGGTAAAAAACCCGTTTTAGCACCAAAAAAATCTTATACATATAGCTCTTATTGCAACCTTACTTCGCCAACAGGAGCCATGAAAGGGTTTTACAATATGATTAATTTTACCAATACCAGTAGGTTTAAAGTTCAGATACCTTCTTTTCAATTGACCGTGCCGGCTATATTGAATTAG
- a CDS encoding NADH:ubiquinone reductase (Na(+)-transporting) subunit D: MAEVAEKEVIKAPKEPLFSKKNRKLLSDPLTDNNPITIQVLGICSALAITAQLKPSIVMAISVMFVMGVGNVVISLMRNIIPSKIRIIVQLIVVATLVIIVDQVLKAFAYTLSKELSVFIGLIITNCIIMGRFEAFALAEKPWRSFLDGIGNAAGYGIILIIVGFFRELLGSGTLFGLKVLGDPVEKTGLYSIGYENNGFMVLPPMALIVVGIIIWVQRSRNKELIEEH, encoded by the coding sequence ATGGCAGAAGTAGCAGAAAAAGAAGTAATAAAAGCTCCTAAAGAACCTTTGTTTTCCAAAAAAAACAGAAAACTCTTGAGCGATCCGCTAACGGACAATAACCCTATAACCATACAGGTATTGGGTATTTGTTCCGCTTTGGCAATTACCGCACAGTTAAAACCGTCTATAGTAATGGCAATATCGGTAATGTTTGTAATGGGTGTAGGTAATGTCGTTATTTCATTGATGCGAAATATTATCCCATCAAAAATTAGAATTATCGTTCAATTGATTGTTGTTGCTACCTTAGTAATTATTGTAGATCAAGTATTAAAAGCATTTGCATATACCCTAAGTAAAGAATTATCGGTATTCATTGGTCTGATTATTACTAACTGTATTATTATGGGACGCTTTGAAGCTTTTGCCTTGGCCGAGAAACCATGGCGGTCTTTCCTTGACGGAATTGGTAATGCCGCTGGTTATGGTATCATTTTAATTATTGTTGGTTTTTTCAGAGAATTATTAGGTTCTGGTACGTTGTTCGGACTTAAAGTGTTAGGTGACCCTGTTGAAAAAACAGGACTATACAGCATAGGCTATGAAAATAACGGCTTTATGGTATTGCCTCCAATGGCATTAATTGTTGTTGGAATCATAATTTGGGTACAGCGTAGTAGAAATAAAGAGTTAATAGAAGAACATTAG
- the nqrE gene encoding NADH:ubiquinone reductase (Na(+)-transporting) subunit E gives MEYLELFFKSIFVDNMVFAYFLGMCSYLAVSKKVSTAVGLGAAVIFVLAVTVPLNWLLDQYILQEGALSWLGEEYAAYDLSFLSFIMFIATIATMVQLVEIVVEKFAPALYNSLGIFLPLIAVNCAILGGSLFMQSREIPTLSEALTYGVGSGIGFFLAILAIAAIREKIRYSSVPPALRGLGITFILTGLMAIGFMSFGGMLTGGDDGSDAPVATEQAIQMDNEKDNDADILKDKEEELEENTTALNE, from the coding sequence ATGGAATATTTAGAATTATTTTTTAAATCGATTTTTGTAGATAACATGGTATTTGCATATTTCTTGGGAATGTGTTCTTACTTAGCGGTATCTAAAAAAGTATCGACCGCAGTAGGTCTTGGTGCTGCCGTAATCTTTGTATTGGCGGTAACGGTACCGTTAAACTGGTTGTTAGATCAATACATACTGCAAGAAGGAGCTTTATCTTGGTTGGGCGAAGAATATGCCGCTTACGATTTAAGCTTTTTATCCTTTATCATGTTTATAGCAACCATCGCAACAATGGTGCAATTGGTTGAGATTGTAGTTGAGAAATTTGCACCTGCGTTATACAATTCATTAGGTATATTTTTACCGTTAATTGCAGTAAACTGTGCTATTTTAGGAGGCTCATTATTTATGCAGTCTCGTGAAATTCCAACCTTATCTGAAGCCTTAACTTATGGTGTTGGTTCTGGTATCGGCTTCTTTTTAGCCATATTGGCTATTGCGGCCATTCGCGAAAAAATCAGATATTCATCAGTACCACCAGCATTGCGAGGTTTAGGGATAACATTTATCCTTACAGGATTAATGGCAATTGGATTTATGAGCTTTGGAGGAATGTTAACTGGTGGCGATGATGGAAGTGATGCTCCTGTGGCAACTGAACAAGCCATTCAGATGGATAATGAAAAAGATAATGATGCCGACATTTTAAAAGATAAGGAAGAAGAATTAGAAGAAAATACAACCGCTTTAAATGAATAA
- a CDS encoding Na(+)-translocating NADH-quinone reductase subunit A, translating into MSKDIRIKKGLDIRLVGEAEKVTNTLPFANVYALKPEDFHKITPRLIVREGAEVKAGEAIFHSKQHEDMMFPSPVSGEVIEIVRGAKRRILEIKILADKQQEYKDFGKKNANDLTAEEIKTHLLASGCWPFIKKRPYDVIANPNEAPKAIFISAYASAPLAADYDYTLQGKEAELQAAITALSKLTEGKVHISIGKKSNSPLANVSGAEIHKVSGPHPSGNVGTQIAKLDPINKGEVVWVVTPQDLVVMGELLLTGKFNIKRTIALTGSQFIKNNYVEVVAGASIADIVSENLDSNTRIISGNVLSGKQVSQEDYLGYYDNQLTAIPEGDDYEFFGWNKPVFNKVSNTRALTFSWLTPNKKYDLNTNTNGEHRAFVLTGNYEQVFPLDIYPMQILKACMYQDLDEMEALGMYEVAPEDFALTEFVCVSKQPHQKIIREGLDLMFEEIG; encoded by the coding sequence ATGTCAAAAGACATTCGTATCAAAAAAGGCTTAGATATTAGGCTTGTGGGCGAAGCCGAAAAGGTAACAAACACACTTCCCTTTGCTAATGTTTATGCTTTAAAGCCTGAAGATTTCCACAAAATTACACCTAGACTTATCGTAAGAGAAGGAGCAGAAGTTAAAGCTGGTGAAGCTATTTTTCATTCTAAACAGCATGAAGATATGATGTTTCCCTCGCCTGTAAGTGGAGAGGTAATAGAAATTGTTAGAGGTGCTAAACGAAGAATTTTAGAAATTAAAATTTTAGCAGACAAGCAACAGGAATATAAAGACTTTGGTAAAAAAAATGCTAATGATTTAACTGCTGAAGAAATTAAAACACACTTATTAGCCTCAGGTTGTTGGCCATTTATTAAAAAACGTCCTTATGATGTTATTGCAAACCCTAATGAAGCACCAAAAGCTATATTTATTTCCGCATATGCCAGTGCCCCGTTAGCTGCTGATTATGATTATACCTTACAGGGCAAAGAAGCTGAATTGCAGGCTGCGATAACAGCATTGTCAAAATTAACTGAAGGTAAAGTACATATAAGTATAGGTAAAAAATCCAATTCACCACTGGCTAACGTATCTGGTGCGGAAATTCACAAGGTTTCTGGACCACACCCAAGTGGTAATGTGGGAACTCAAATCGCTAAATTAGACCCGATAAATAAAGGCGAAGTTGTCTGGGTGGTTACACCACAAGACCTGGTTGTTATGGGCGAATTGCTGCTTACAGGTAAGTTTAACATCAAAAGAACCATTGCTTTGACAGGATCTCAATTTATTAAAAATAATTATGTAGAGGTTGTTGCCGGAGCTAGTATTGCTGATATTGTTTCAGAAAATTTAGATAGTAACACAAGAATTATAAGTGGTAATGTACTTTCTGGAAAACAAGTATCTCAAGAAGATTATTTGGGATATTATGATAATCAGTTAACAGCAATTCCAGAAGGTGACGATTATGAATTTTTTGGGTGGAACAAACCAGTTTTTAATAAAGTTTCTAATACAAGAGCATTAACTTTTTCATGGTTAACACCTAATAAAAAGTACGACTTAAATACCAATACAAACGGAGAACATAGAGCATTTGTGTTAACGGGTAATTACGAACAGGTATTTCCCTTAGATATTTACCCAATGCAAATTCTTAAAGCGTGCATGTATCAAGATTTGGATGAAATGGAAGCCTTGGGAATGTACGAGGTTGCACCGGAAGATTTTGCTTTGACAGAATTTGTATGTGTTTCCAAACAACCCCATCAAAAAATTATAAGAGAAGGTTTAGATTTAATGTTTGAAGAAATAGGTTAA
- the nqrF gene encoding NADH:ubiquinone reductase (Na(+)-transporting) subunit F, with amino-acid sequence MLLAVSTSGVIIATVIAFLMIILLLVTLLLVVKQKLAPSGPVKITINGEKEIEVPSGDTLLTTLSGQKIFLPSACGGGGTCIQCECHVLEGGGEALPTETPHFTRKELQAGARLSCQVKVKQDMNITIPEEVFGIKKWEATVVRNYNVASFIKEFVVEIPEDMGYKAGGYIQIEIPPCVINYKDMDITAHPEEHETPDKFQEEWDKFNLWPLTMKNDEVVERAYSMASYPAEGREIMLNVRIATPPWDRNKNGWMDVNPGVASSYIFNQKPGDKVIISGPYGEFFINESDAEMLYVGGGAGMAPMRSHLYHLFKTLKTGRKVTYWYGGRSKRELFYIDHFRDLEKDFPNFKFYMALSEPLEEDNWKVKEDIDAPGDGFVGFIHNCVIDNYLNHHETPEDIELYFCGPPLMNQAVQKMGEDFGIPDEHIRFDDFGG; translated from the coding sequence ATGTTATTAGCAGTAAGTACATCAGGAGTTATCATAGCTACGGTAATTGCATTTTTAATGATTATTTTGTTATTGGTGACTCTTTTATTAGTTGTAAAACAAAAACTGGCACCATCTGGTCCTGTTAAAATAACCATTAACGGAGAGAAAGAAATAGAAGTGCCTTCAGGCGATACTTTACTTACTACCTTAAGCGGTCAAAAAATATTTTTGCCATCTGCTTGTGGTGGTGGTGGAACTTGTATTCAATGCGAATGTCATGTATTAGAGGGAGGCGGAGAAGCACTACCTACTGAAACACCACATTTTACACGTAAAGAATTACAAGCTGGTGCAAGACTTTCATGTCAGGTTAAAGTAAAACAAGACATGAACATTACCATACCCGAAGAGGTTTTTGGTATAAAAAAATGGGAAGCTACGGTAGTAAGAAATTATAACGTTGCTTCATTTATTAAGGAATTTGTTGTTGAAATTCCCGAAGATATGGGTTATAAGGCTGGAGGATATATCCAAATTGAAATTCCACCATGTGTTATTAACTACAAAGACATGGATATTACCGCACATCCCGAAGAACATGAAACGCCTGACAAATTTCAAGAAGAATGGGATAAGTTTAATCTTTGGCCGTTGACCATGAAGAACGATGAGGTGGTAGAACGTGCCTATTCCATGGCATCCTATCCAGCAGAAGGAAGAGAGATTATGTTAAATGTACGTATTGCAACACCGCCGTGGGATAGAAATAAAAATGGATGGATGGATGTTAATCCTGGTGTCGCTTCATCTTATATCTTCAATCAAAAACCAGGTGATAAAGTAATCATTTCCGGACCTTATGGTGAGTTTTTTATCAATGAATCCGATGCCGAAATGTTGTATGTGGGAGGTGGAGCCGGTATGGCACCAATGCGATCGCATTTGTACCATCTATTCAAAACGCTTAAAACAGGTAGGAAAGTTACCTATTGGTATGGTGGGCGTTCTAAACGCGAACTTTTCTACATAGATCATTTTAGAGATTTAGAGAAGGATTTCCCAAATTTTAAATTCTACATGGCCTTGTCAGAACCTTTAGAGGAAGATAACTGGAAAGTTAAAGAAGATATTGACGCTCCTGGTGATGGTTTTGTTGGTTTTATTCACAATTGTGTAATCGATAATTATTTGAACCATCACGAAACCCCGGAAGACATTGAGCTCTATTTTTGCGGACCCCCTTTAATGAACCAAGCGGTTCAAAAAATGGGTGAGGATTTTGGAATTCCTGATGAACACATCAGATTTGATGACTTTGGAGGATAA
- a CDS encoding DUF3667 domain-containing protein: protein MKSTTRFSKNKRGIECLNCKQPISDKDNFCSNCGQVNDELPLSIKQFISEFFSGFFSFDTRFFKTFLPLLFKPGKVTNDYVEGKRRRYVNPFQLYLHVTIVFFLLQGLFSTIDEYKISGVSSMDKAETSLDTINAKDSNDDKINLIKDSALANLPLFKTKDSLVNYNTEGIKKNSTKTNTLKQKLLFRIDSIFMTTDFLNKLKSDAISEDEKDSIYEDFYKSNIKFISIQVNDDAKNDEWEDVQKMSALNEDANNYTRQIFTTKEVNYIIPEEFTLALEDRAISNFVGQKLFKKISDFLKYNKENKEATAMEAIEDLGLEKTRWNAFYYKIAQNINKAKDDAEFRSAYGKKIISNISLALFFLLPIFTLLVSLLYIRHKWNYTEHLVFVFNVQTVFFLLLIFFNIFDRILDTDLGILIFIPLFLFYLFKALRNFYEQHWFKTFIKFIILNSFYYILSAIGLLIVSFVAFVL, encoded by the coding sequence ATGAAATCAACTACCAGATTTTCAAAAAACAAACGTGGTATAGAATGCTTAAACTGTAAGCAACCTATATCTGACAAAGATAATTTCTGTTCTAATTGTGGTCAGGTAAATGACGAACTTCCATTAAGTATTAAGCAGTTTATTTCAGAATTCTTTTCAGGGTTTTTCTCATTTGACACACGATTCTTTAAAACGTTTTTACCTTTATTATTTAAACCAGGTAAGGTTACAAATGATTATGTTGAGGGTAAACGCAGAAGATATGTAAACCCCTTTCAGCTCTATCTGCACGTAACTATTGTTTTCTTTTTGCTTCAAGGACTATTTTCTACAATTGATGAATATAAAATATCAGGAGTTTCCTCTATGGATAAAGCTGAAACTTCATTAGATACGATAAATGCGAAAGATTCTAATGATGACAAAATTAATTTAATCAAGGATAGTGCGTTGGCAAATTTACCTCTTTTTAAAACTAAGGATAGTTTAGTAAACTATAATACTGAAGGAATAAAGAAAAATTCTACTAAAACGAATACACTCAAACAAAAACTACTTTTCAGAATTGATTCTATTTTTATGACTACTGATTTTTTAAACAAACTAAAAAGTGACGCTATTTCAGAAGATGAAAAAGATTCTATTTATGAGGATTTTTACAAATCTAACATCAAATTTATTTCGATACAGGTAAATGATGATGCTAAAAATGATGAGTGGGAAGATGTTCAAAAAATGTCTGCATTAAACGAAGATGCCAATAATTATACACGGCAAATATTTACGACAAAAGAGGTAAACTACATTATACCTGAGGAGTTTACCCTAGCATTGGAAGATCGGGCCATAAGTAATTTCGTTGGACAAAAACTATTTAAGAAAATCAGTGATTTTTTAAAATATAACAAAGAAAATAAAGAGGCAACCGCCATGGAAGCCATAGAAGATTTAGGTTTAGAAAAAACAAGATGGAATGCTTTTTATTACAAAATAGCTCAAAATATTAATAAAGCTAAAGACGATGCTGAATTTAGGTCAGCTTATGGTAAAAAAATCATATCGAATATATCATTAGCTTTATTCTTCTTACTTCCTATTTTCACCCTATTAGTTTCATTACTTTATATAAGACACAAATGGAATTATACAGAGCATTTGGTATTTGTTTTTAATGTACAAACCGTATTCTTTTTGTTGCTTATTTTCTTTAATATATTTGATAGAATACTAGATACAGACCTTGGTATTTTAATATTTATTCCACTGTTTTTGTTTTATTTGTTTAAAGCCCTGCGTAATTTTTACGAGCAACATTGGTTTAAAACCTTCATAAAATTTATTATACTCAATAGTTTTTACTATATTTTATCTGCTATAGGTTTACTCATTGTTTCCTTTGTCGCCTTCGTTTTGTAG
- a CDS encoding alpha/beta hydrolase family protein, producing MIAKTFFKVLFSATILLSVVASCEEISQEEPPMDDCKYSFLNEPIGFCGFDFDKVPYCTDCPDEEGKLGTYNILIDQPNDKYNDAVPLRPTVLAVHGYLPNTEEPNDPWGAWTLNLMRKNFCKYGYTVASLEYRQDIKDFSKQPICEIPEMEIIKTHYRAIQDLRKAIDRIYQNPADYGIDINNLFLLGNSQGGMTVLNGMLAKDEDEWLSAFPSEFGTIKNELGPWEARRPIKGIISIAGSVYNLDFFDESDNIPLFLAHGVCDEAVPYKMGAYYDCSSDIKIHGSYDIACKANQLNKPYSLHSVKGLGHDWTEEKNDEIAIKIRNWIKDQVVCGEPKQEEFTTTANEVNCPETSSSVVDCN from the coding sequence ATGATTGCAAAGACATTCTTTAAAGTATTATTCTCGGCAACTATTCTATTGTCTGTTGTTGCTTCTTGCGAGGAAATTTCTCAAGAAGAACCCCCAATGGACGATTGTAAATACAGCTTCCTCAATGAACCTATAGGATTCTGTGGTTTCGATTTTGATAAAGTACCTTATTGTACGGATTGCCCAGATGAAGAAGGTAAGTTGGGTACTTATAATATTCTAATTGACCAACCCAATGATAAATATAATGATGCAGTACCGCTCAGACCCACGGTTTTAGCCGTGCATGGTTACTTACCAAATACTGAAGAACCCAATGACCCTTGGGGAGCTTGGACCTTAAATTTAATGCGTAAAAATTTTTGCAAATATGGATATACCGTAGCTTCTTTAGAGTATCGTCAAGATATAAAGGATTTTTCTAAGCAACCTATTTGCGAAATTCCCGAAATGGAAATCATAAAAACGCATTATAGGGCTATTCAAGATTTAAGAAAAGCCATTGATAGAATTTATCAAAACCCTGCTGATTATGGTATTGATATCAATAATTTATTCTTATTGGGCAACAGTCAAGGTGGTATGACTGTATTAAATGGGATGCTGGCCAAAGATGAGGATGAGTGGTTGTCCGCTTTCCCATCTGAATTTGGCACTATAAAAAATGAATTAGGTCCTTGGGAAGCAAGACGCCCTATAAAAGGTATAATTTCAATTGCCGGATCAGTGTATAATCTAGATTTTTTTGACGAAAGCGATAACATTCCTCTTTTCTTGGCCCATGGTGTTTGTGATGAAGCCGTACCCTACAAAATGGGAGCTTATTATGATTGCTCTTCTGATATAAAAATTCACGGAAGTTATGATATAGCATGTAAGGCAAACCAATTGAACAAGCCTTATAGCCTACATAGTGTGAAAGGGCTGGGGCATGATTGGACCGAAGAAAAGAACGATGAAATAGCTATAAAAATACGTAATTGGATAAAAGACCAAGTTGTTTGTGGTGAACCTAAACAAGAAGAATTTACTACAACAGCTAATGAAGTGAATTGCCCAGAAACAAGTTCAAGCGTTGTAGATTGCAATTAA
- a CDS encoding Na(+)-translocating NADH-quinone reductase subunit C translates to MAINTDKNSYTVIFAIVMVFVVGSILAGLAQGLKPLVKANERFEKQQNILYAMGINDNEGANDVAFVSTDRVEEVFNSTIKKQYVIQGDEVIEEPEAYLIDIKKEEAKAKDPDYQRRLPLFEGEKEGEPIYVVPIRGKGLWDAIWGFVALDKSMTVQGVFFDHKGETPGLGAEIKQRYFMDDFSGEHLLNESGMFKGITVAKANADPKNNDKNDHEVDAIAGSTITGDGVTAMIKKDLRMYVPYFKTLK, encoded by the coding sequence ATGGCAATTAACACAGATAAAAATAGTTATACCGTTATTTTTGCCATCGTAATGGTATTTGTAGTAGGTTCTATATTGGCGGGACTGGCACAAGGGTTAAAACCTTTGGTTAAAGCCAATGAACGTTTTGAAAAACAACAGAACATATTGTACGCAATGGGTATTAACGACAATGAAGGGGCTAATGATGTAGCTTTTGTTTCAACAGATAGGGTTGAAGAAGTTTTTAATAGCACCATCAAAAAGCAATATGTAATTCAAGGAGATGAAGTTATCGAAGAGCCTGAAGCGTATTTGATAGATATAAAAAAGGAAGAAGCAAAAGCTAAAGATCCGGACTATCAACGTAGATTGCCTTTGTTTGAAGGAGAAAAAGAGGGTGAGCCAATTTATGTAGTTCCTATTCGTGGTAAAGGATTATGGGATGCTATTTGGGGCTTTGTAGCCTTGGATAAATCAATGACTGTACAAGGGGTGTTTTTTGATCATAAAGGGGAAACACCTGGGTTAGGTGCAGAGATTAAACAACGCTATTTTATGGATGATTTTTCTGGCGAGCACTTATTAAATGAATCAGGTATGTTTAAAGGTATTACGGTTGCTAAGGCAAATGCAGATCCTAAAAATAACGATAAAAACGATCATGAAGTAGATGCTATAGCAGGTTCAACCATCACGGGTGATGGTGTTACCGCAATGATAAAGAAAGATTTAAGAATGTATGTACCTTATTTTAAAACATTAAAATAA
- a CDS encoding type IX secretion system plug protein, whose protein sequence is MLHYRLHFIVTLFFLASIGISNAQSGVIINPPEYIKTIVLRSRQVNNYAPIVKLGEPLILMFDDLSDSQAEYSYKIEHYDYDWKISKLIATEFINGYDNDWIRDFENSFNTLQPYTHYRLTIPNEKTQIKLSGNYLITVLDENDKILFTRPFIIYQPLVSVGVSTHKSRDVATINSKQNIEFSVNHPDLLINNPSQEIKVAIYQNNDWNTVVKNIKPQFYRGTQLLYKYSEKASFWAGNEYLFFDTKQIRTANNNIAKSRLDGLFNTYLYTDEMRKNKPYTFYPDVNGNFIIRTIDSDTNATEADYSYVHFTLEAHTDTGEDDIYVYGDFNDWQLTDENKMYYNERLKLYTCTILLKQGFYNYTYVTADDKGQINNHAIEGSFYQTENDYSVLVYYKPIGSRYDQVIGYGRANSENLRN, encoded by the coding sequence ATGTTGCATTATAGATTACATTTTATAGTCACTTTATTTTTTCTAGCATCAATTGGCATAAGCAATGCTCAATCTGGTGTTATTATTAATCCTCCGGAATATATAAAAACAATAGTACTGAGATCAAGACAGGTAAATAATTACGCACCTATTGTAAAATTAGGTGAACCCTTAATTTTAATGTTTGACGATCTTAGCGATAGCCAAGCAGAGTATTCTTATAAAATTGAACATTATGATTATGACTGGAAAATTTCTAAGTTAATAGCTACAGAATTTATTAATGGATATGATAATGATTGGATTAGAGACTTTGAAAACTCTTTTAATACGCTACAGCCCTACACACACTACAGGCTAACTATTCCAAATGAAAAAACACAAATAAAATTAAGTGGCAATTACTTGATTACCGTTTTAGATGAAAATGATAAAATTTTATTTACCAGACCTTTTATAATTTATCAACCGTTAGTTAGTGTTGGTGTGAGTACACATAAAAGTAGGGATGTTGCAACCATTAACTCAAAACAAAATATAGAATTTAGTGTCAATCATCCTGATTTACTTATCAACAATCCTAGTCAAGAAATAAAAGTAGCAATCTATCAAAATAATGACTGGAATACAGTTGTAAAAAATATAAAACCACAATTTTACAGAGGTACACAGTTGTTATATAAGTATTCGGAAAAAGCTTCGTTTTGGGCTGGAAATGAATATTTATTTTTTGACACCAAACAAATTAGAACTGCCAACAACAATATCGCTAAAAGTCGTCTTGACGGGCTGTTCAACACATATTTATACACAGATGAAATGCGTAAAAACAAACCCTATACGTTCTACCCTGACGTTAATGGTAATTTTATAATTAGGACTATTGATAGTGATACAAATGCTACTGAAGCCGATTATTCTTATGTACATTTTACTCTTGAAGCCCACACCGATACTGGCGAAGATGATATTTATGTTTATGGCGATTTTAACGATTGGCAACTGACTGATGAAAATAAAATGTACTATAACGAACGTCTTAAATTATATACCTGCACTATTTTGCTAAAACAAGGTTTTTATAATTATACCTATGTAACCGCAGATGATAAAGGTCAAATAAATAACCACGCCATTGAAGGTTCTTTTTACCAAACAGAAAACGATTATTCTGTACTTGTTTATTATAAACCAATTGGAAGCAGATACGACCAAGTTATTGGCTATGGCCGAGCCAATTCTGAAAACTTACGCAACTAA
- a CDS encoding NADH:ubiquinone reductase (Na(+)-transporting) subunit B codes for MGLKQNLHKIKEKYRGTKMAPAFNAIHTFLYSPNETTHAGTHIKAADDLKRTMNTVIMALIPCLIFGMFNAGYQHYLATGEIQAVSSGFFSSEFWTLQNFSLGFWKTLPLIIISYGVGLAVEFVFAVIKGHEVEEGYLVTGMLVPLIIPIDTPYWMLIIAVIFGVVIGKEVFGGTGMNILNPALTIRAFLFFAYPTWMSGDKVWVHGAKERANEIANGSTADAISGETIMGSLAQNVAGTMDTAADSWNAFFGFIPGSIGETSTLLILLGAAFLIFTKIGSWRIMLSAVLGAVVMGYIFNMVVDAGWITETSKFYGLMSTEFWRHLLIGGFAFGVVFMATDPVTASQTNKGKWIYGFLIGFIAIMIRVFNPAYPEGIMLSILLMNVFAPTIDHYVVQGNVKKRLRRAKLKTA; via the coding sequence ATGGGTTTAAAACAGAACTTACATAAAATAAAGGAAAAATATAGAGGTACAAAAATGGCTCCGGCTTTTAATGCAATACATACCTTTTTATATTCACCTAACGAAACCACACACGCAGGCACTCACATTAAAGCAGCTGATGATTTAAAACGGACCATGAATACCGTAATTATGGCATTGATTCCGTGTTTGATTTTTGGTATGTTCAATGCCGGTTACCAGCACTATTTGGCCACAGGCGAAATACAAGCGGTATCTAGCGGTTTTTTTAGCAGTGAATTTTGGACACTTCAAAATTTTAGCCTCGGTTTTTGGAAAACCCTTCCATTAATCATCATTTCTTATGGTGTTGGTCTAGCGGTTGAATTTGTTTTTGCTGTAATTAAGGGACATGAAGTAGAAGAAGGGTATTTGGTTACAGGGATGTTAGTACCGCTAATTATACCAATAGATACACCATACTGGATGTTGATTATCGCTGTAATTTTCGGTGTAGTTATCGGAAAAGAAGTATTTGGTGGTACGGGAATGAATATTTTGAATCCCGCTTTAACCATTAGAGCCTTTTTATTCTTTGCCTACCCGACTTGGATGAGTGGTGACAAAGTTTGGGTACACGGTGCAAAAGAAAGAGCTAACGAAATTGCAAATGGCTCAACTGCCGATGCCATTTCGGGCGAAACTATCATGGGTAGTTTAGCACAAAATGTTGCTGGCACTATGGATACGGCCGCAGATTCATGGAATGCCTTTTTTGGTTTTATTCCAGGGTCTATTGGAGAAACATCAACACTATTGATTCTTCTTGGAGCTGCGTTTCTAATTTTTACTAAAATTGGAAGTTGGCGTATTATGCTTAGTGCAGTTCTTGGTGCCGTGGTAATGGGTTATATTTTCAATATGGTTGTAGATGCGGGATGGATTACCGAAACCAGTAAATTTTACGGATTAATGAGTACGGAATTTTGGAGGCACCTACTCATAGGAGGATTTGCATTTGGTGTTGTTTTTATGGCTACCGATCCGGTAACTGCATCGCAAACCAATAAAGGAAAATGGATTTACGGTTTCCTGATAGGCTTTATTGCTATTATGATTCGCGTATTTAACCCCGCTTATCCAGAAGGTATTATGTTGTCAATATTATTAATGAATGTATTTGCACCAACAATAGACCATTATGTGGTGCAGGGCAATGTCAAAAAAAGATTAAGAAGAGCAAAATTAAAAACAGCTTAA